Proteins encoded within one genomic window of Mycolicibacterium aubagnense:
- a CDS encoding DoxX family protein — protein sequence MTAYDFSILLLRVVLGLTMAAHGYNKFFGGGRIPGTAGWFDSIGMKPGMLHARLAASTELLAGLGLAVGLLTPIPAAGFVALMVVAAWTVHRDNGFFIVKSGWEYNLVLGVAAVAIAGTGAGRYSLDCLLFHRSGFYHLLHGWCGLAIAVVLGLAGGIGQLLIFFRPPVKV from the coding sequence GTGACTGCTTACGACTTCTCGATCCTGCTGCTGCGGGTGGTGCTCGGCCTGACCATGGCTGCACATGGCTACAACAAGTTCTTCGGTGGCGGCCGCATCCCGGGTACCGCCGGCTGGTTCGACAGCATCGGCATGAAGCCGGGCATGCTGCACGCCCGGCTGGCCGCCAGCACTGAACTCCTGGCCGGCCTCGGCCTGGCGGTCGGTCTGCTGACCCCGATCCCTGCCGCCGGCTTCGTGGCGCTGATGGTGGTGGCCGCCTGGACCGTGCACCGCGACAACGGCTTCTTCATCGTGAAGTCGGGCTGGGAGTACAACCTGGTGCTGGGCGTCGCAGCGGTGGCCATCGCGGGCACCGGCGCGGGCCGCTACAGCCTGGACTGCCTGCTGTTCCATCGCAGCGGCTTCTACCACCTGCTGCACGGCTGGTGCGGGCTGGCCATCGCCGTGGTGCTGGGCCTGGCCGGCGGCATCGGGCAACTGCTGATCTTCTTCCGCCCGCCTGTCAAGGTCTGA